In the Mya arenaria isolate MELC-2E11 chromosome 11, ASM2691426v1 genome, one interval contains:
- the LOC128208929 gene encoding perlucin-like protein isoform X1 yields MLQRFFVIFLGVFIASVESVCPDGYCRHSDGCFRTVGLNVTWIDAKSYCTVLGGVLLSPTSSASQATAEGALRRSKDAIHPGKYWLDITDLLNPTEWKTMSDTQALVYSNWASSSHANEDNTKNCVYMSLENDFEWAIAACSEKMNFVCFHAGLPPTTERVFVRSTRVYRGYRHEWESIYETRVVDHNDVDC; encoded by the exons ATGTTGCAACGTTTCTTCGTTATTTTCTTAGGAGTATTTATTGCTTCAG TTGAGAGCGTATGTCCGGACGGTTACTGCCGCCACTCGGACGGCTGCTTCAGAACCGTTGGCCTCAACGTCACTTGGATTGACGCCAAG TCGTACTGCACCGTGCTTGGGGGTGTTCTTTTGTCTCCAACATCGAGTGCAAGTCAGGCGACGGCAGAGGGCGCTCTCAGGAGGTCGAAAG ATGCAATTCACCCCGGCAAGTATTGGCTTGACATCACCGACCTCCTGAATCCGACTGAATGGAAAACAATGAGCGACACACAAGCGCTTGTTTACAGCAACTGGGCTTCCAGCAGTCACGCAAATGAGGACAACACCAAAAACTGCGTCTACATGTCGCTGGAAAATGACTTCGAATGGGCGATTGCCGCATGCTCTGAGAAGATGAACTTTGTCTGCTTCCATGCAGG ATTACCCCCTACTACCGAGAGAGTGTTCGTCCGCAGTACTCGAGTATACAGAGGCTACCGTCATGAATGGGAATCTATCTACGAAACCAGAGTAGTGGACCATAATGACGTAGACTGCTGA
- the LOC128208929 gene encoding perlucin-like protein isoform X2 — MLQRFFVIFLGVFIASVESVCPDGYCRHSDGCFRTVGLNVTWIDAKSYCTVLGGVLLSPTSSASQATAEGALRRSKDAIHPGKYWLDITDLLNPTEWKTMSDTQALVYSNWASSSHANEDNTKNCVYMSLENDFEWAIAACSEKMNFVCFHAG; from the exons ATGTTGCAACGTTTCTTCGTTATTTTCTTAGGAGTATTTATTGCTTCAG TTGAGAGCGTATGTCCGGACGGTTACTGCCGCCACTCGGACGGCTGCTTCAGAACCGTTGGCCTCAACGTCACTTGGATTGACGCCAAG TCGTACTGCACCGTGCTTGGGGGTGTTCTTTTGTCTCCAACATCGAGTGCAAGTCAGGCGACGGCAGAGGGCGCTCTCAGGAGGTCGAAAG ATGCAATTCACCCCGGCAAGTATTGGCTTGACATCACCGACCTCCTGAATCCGACTGAATGGAAAACAATGAGCGACACACAAGCGCTTGTTTACAGCAACTGGGCTTCCAGCAGTCACGCAAATGAGGACAACACCAAAAACTGCGTCTACATGTCGCTGGAAAATGACTTCGAATGGGCGATTGCCGCATGCTCTGAGAAGATGAACTTTGTCTGCTTCCATGCAGGGTAA
- the LOC128208928 gene encoding perlucin-like protein isoform X1 yields MIKSVFITLMASTGLMITSGASVCPDGYCRHSDGCFRTVGLNVTWIDAKTYCPLLGGVLLSPNSVASQTTAEGALRRSKDAIQPGKYWLDITDLSNPGEWKTMSDKRTLVYSNWASSSHTNDDNNKNCVYMSLENDFEWAIASCSEKMNFVCFHAGLPPTTERVFVRSTLVYSYGSYNRRRWESVYETREIDTNEIEC; encoded by the exons ATGATTAAATCTGTGTTCATTACGTTGATGGCATCTACCGGATTGATGATAACATCag GTGCGAGCGTGTGTCCGGACGGTTACTGTCGCCATTCGGACGGCTGCTTCAGAACTGTTGGCCTTAACGTCACATGGATTGACGCCAAG ACGTACTGCCCGTTGCTAGGAGGCGTTCTCTTGTCTCCAAACTCAGTTGCTAGCCAGACAACTGCAGAGGGCGCTCTCCGAAGGTCAAAAG ATGCAATTCAACCCGGCAAGTACTGGCTTGACATAACTGACCTATCTAACCCCGGGGAGTGGAAAACAATGAGCGACAAGCGAACGCTTGTTTACAGCAACTGGGCTTCCAGCAGCCACACTAATGATGATAACAACAAGAATTGTGTCTATATGTCGCTGGAAAATGACTTCGAATGGGCGATCGCCTCATGTTCTGAGAAAATGAACTTTGTCTGCTTCCATGCAGG GTTACCCCCAACAACCGAGAGGGTGTTCGTCCGCAGCACGCTCGTATACTCGTACGGTAGTTATAACCGGAGAAGATGGGAATCTGTGTATGAAACACGAGAAATAGACACTAATGAGATAGAGTGCTGA
- the LOC128208928 gene encoding perlucin-like protein isoform X2 — MIKSVFITLMASTGLMITSGASVCPDGYCRHSDGCFRTVGLNVTWIDAKTYCPLLGGVLLSPNSVASQTTAEGALRRSKDAIQPGKYWLDITDLSNPGEWKTMSDKRTLVYSNWASSSHTNDDNNKNCVYMSLENDFEWAIASCSEKMNFVCFHAG; from the exons ATGATTAAATCTGTGTTCATTACGTTGATGGCATCTACCGGATTGATGATAACATCag GTGCGAGCGTGTGTCCGGACGGTTACTGTCGCCATTCGGACGGCTGCTTCAGAACTGTTGGCCTTAACGTCACATGGATTGACGCCAAG ACGTACTGCCCGTTGCTAGGAGGCGTTCTCTTGTCTCCAAACTCAGTTGCTAGCCAGACAACTGCAGAGGGCGCTCTCCGAAGGTCAAAAG ATGCAATTCAACCCGGCAAGTACTGGCTTGACATAACTGACCTATCTAACCCCGGGGAGTGGAAAACAATGAGCGACAAGCGAACGCTTGTTTACAGCAACTGGGCTTCCAGCAGCCACACTAATGATGATAACAACAAGAATTGTGTCTATATGTCGCTGGAAAATGACTTCGAATGGGCGATCGCCTCATGTTCTGAGAAAATGAACTTTGTCTGCTTCCATGCAGGGTAA